The region GGGGCCGTCGGACATGACGAGGCGGCCCAGGCCGATGGCCGGGTTCGCGGGGACCGCCCACATGGAGCCGCCGGACAGGAGGGCGACCCTGCCCTCCAGGTCGAGGGCGGCCAGGGCCTCCTCGACACGGCGTTCGCGGTCGGCGTCGGATGCGTGCATGGTGAACCTCCGAGGGTCGCGCACAGAATTTACCTACCGAGCACTCGGCAAATTATGACCTTTAGGTTAAACGCTTAACTCGACCTTGTGAAGCCCCGACGCCTCCGTGTCACGACGGACTAGCCTGGGACCCGATGACCGAACAGACACCCGCCCCCGGACCCGCGGCCGACCCCGCCCCGGCCCCCGCCCGCCGCGGCCGGGGCCGCCCGCCCGCCACCGCCCGCCGCGAACAGATCGTCACCGCGGCCCTGGAGGAGTTCGCCGAGCACGGGTTCCACAACAGCTCCCTGGCCTCCGTCGCCGAGCGCGTCGGGCTCAGCCAGCAGGGGCTGCTGCACCACTTCCCCACCAAGGAGGCCCTGCTGGTCTCCGTCCTGCGCCGCCGCGACGAGATCGACGAGGCCGACTTCGGCTCCCTGGACGACCTCGACCGCCTGCGCGACGTCGCCGAGCGCAACGCCTCCCGCCCCGGGATCGTGCGCCTGTACACCCTCCTGTCCGCCGAGGGCCTGGCCGAGGACCACCCCGCGCACGGCTACTTCGCGGAGCGCTTCGCCGTCCTGCGCGCCCGGATCGCCGCCGTCCTGCGCGGCACCCACGGCGACCGCCTGCCCTCGGGCGCCACCCCCGAACAGGCGGCGGCCCTGCTCATCGCGGCGATGGACGGGCTCCAGCTCCAGTGGTCCTACGACCCCGAGGCGGCGGACATGCCCGACTTGTTGGCTCTGCTCACCGATGTCCTGCGTGGCGGGGGGGACCCGGCCGGACACGGACTGACACCATAGGGCGCCATGGATCTCCTCTCACTGATGGCGGTACTCCTCGTCGGCATCGCGGTGGGCGTCGCGCTGGGCCTGCTCTGGGCCCGGGGGCAGAGCGCGCAGGCCCGGGCGGAGGCCGAGGCGGCCCGGGACCGGGCCGAGTTCATGGAGGAGCGGCTGGCCGAGCGCTTCCGGGCGCTGTCCGCCCAGGCCCTGGACCAGACCAACCGGAACTTCCTGGAGCTGGCCGAGGGGCGGCTGCGCGCGGTCGGCGCGCAGGCGGGGCACGACATGGACGAACGGCGCAGGGCCGTCGAGCGCATGGTGGAGCCGCTGACCGAGATGCTGGACCGGGTCGAACGCCAGCTGCGGGAGGCCGACGCGGGCCGGGCGGCCGCGCACGCGGAGCTGGCCAAGCAGGTGGAGTTCGTGCGCGAGGGCTCCGAGCGGCTGCGCGACCAGACGCAGGCGCTGGTGACCGCGCTGCGCCGCCCCGAGGCGCGGGGCCGGTGGGGCGAGGTGCAGCTGCGCCGGGTGGCGGAGCTGGCCGGCATGAGCGCGCACTGCGACTTCGAGGAGCAGGTGGCGGTCCAGGACGGTGCGCGCCGCCCGGACATGGTGGTGCGCCTGGCCGGGGGCAAGAACATCGTCGTGGACTCCAAGGTGCCGCTGTCGGCGTACCTGGACGCGGTGGCGGCCGAGGGCGAGGCGCAGGTCCGCGAGCGGCTCCGCGCGCACTCCCGGCACCTGCGCACGCACGTGGACCAGCTGGCGGGCAAGGCGTACTGGTCGGCGCTGAGCCCGGCGCCGGAGTTCGTGGTGCTGTTCATCCCGGGCGAGGCGTTCCTGGCCCCGGCGCTGGAGCACGACCCGGCGCTGCTGGAGTACGCCATGGGCAGGCGGGTGCACATCGCGACGCCCACGACGCTGATCTCGCTGCTGCGCACCGCCCAGTACGCCTGGCAACAGGAGGCCCTGAGCCGCAACGCCCGGGAGGTGTTCGAGCTGGGCAAGCAGCTGCACGCGCGGCTGTCCACCCTGGGCGGCCATGTGGAGGGGCTGGGCCGGGCCCTGTCCCGGACGGTGTCGGCCTACAACCAGACGGTGGGGTCGCTGGAGAACCGGGTGCTGGTGACCGCGCGCCGGTTCGGGGAGCTGGGCCTGGTGGACGGCGACCTGGAGCGCCCGCGCGGGGTGGAGGAGCCGCCCCGGACGGTCGCGGCCCCGGAACTGGTCGAGGACGCCGCCATTCGGATGACAAATAACGGCCACAACAGCGCGACCTAAAAAGAAAGATCCCCGCCCGGGCGGGCCGGAATGGCCTCCCCCGACCGAAAGAAAACCAGGTCAGGGCGCCCCCGGCGACCCGCGGGACGAATGCGGACACTTCATCCGCGAACATGGTGAACCGCGGCACCGCATCCCGGTGTCCAACGGGAGGAAGGCGTGTTCGGTGCGGAAGGGGCAAGTGGACGAAATGACGACACGTTCCCCGGAAAAGACACCGAACGCTCACGAGAAGTGACACACTAAACACTGTGAGTAACACACTTGGGAGGCGCACGGCCATGCCCCCGCGCAAGACGGACGGCCCGGAACCCGGGCGGGCACCGTACTTCGTGCGGCCCGAGGGCCGTTCCCGCAACGCGCCGAAGACGAGGAAGCCCGCGCCCGCCCACCCCGCCGGTCCCCCCGGCGGCGCGTCCGGGCCGCGGCCGACCGCTCCACGCACCCGCCCCGCCACGGGCGCCGCACGGCTCACCGGCCGCGGCGGCGTCCTCGTCATCGCCCTGTTCAGCGTCACCGGCACGGTGATCGCGCACGTGGCCGCGCTGCCCGCGGCCCCGGGCGTCGCCTTCACCCTCGCCTGCCTGCTGACGGTGTCGCTGGTGCGGCCGGGCGACCTGCTCTCGCTGTCGGTCAGCCCGCCGATCGCGTTCTTCGTGGCGGTGGTCGCCACGGAGAGCGTGCTCGCCCTGGGCAACGAGGGCTTCGCCCGGGTGCTCCTCCTCGCCCTGGCCTCGCGTCTGGCCCAGGTCGCCCCCTGGCTGTTCCTGGGCACGGCGCTGGTGCTGGTCATCGGGGTGTTCCGAGGGCTGCCCGGCAACCTGCGCGACCTGGGCGACGAACTCAACGGCCGCAAGTGAGCCGGGGCCGCACCGGCCCCGGATCCCCTCGCCCCCGCCCCGGCGGCCCCGGCGGGCCGCCGCCGGACGGCGCCCTCAGAAGGGCGTGTCCGCGTCCTGGGGCGCGTCGTCCTTCCCGCGCTCGTCCATGGCAGCCGCCATCGTGGCGCGGGCGCCCTCCAGCCAGCGCTCGCAGATGCGGGCCAGCTCCTCGCCCCGCTCCCACAGGGCCAGGGACTCCTTGAGGCTCAGCCCGCCCGACTCCAGCCGCCGCACCACGGTGTTGAGCTCCTCGCGGCTCTCCTCGTAGCTCAGCTCGGGCTCCTCGGCCCCGGCCTCGCGGCCCGCGTCCTTCTTCGCCATGTCTACTCTTCTCCTCCGGTGCTGTCTGCGGTCTCGTCGGCCGTCTCCGGGTCGGTCTCGACGGCGTCCACGGTGACGGCCAGGCCGCCCTCGGCGAAGCGCACCCGCAGGGTCTCGCCCAGGTCGGGTTCGGCCGCCGAGCGGACCACCGTGCCGTCGGCGCGCTGCACGATCGCGTACCCGCGGGCCAGGGTGGTGGCCGGGGACAGGGCGTGCAGGCGGGCCCGGGTGTGGCCCAGGTTCTCGGCGGCGCGGTCCAGGGACACCGCGAGGTTGCGCCGGGAGCGCTCGCGCAGGTCCAGGACCTGTTCGGTGAGGCGGTCGATCTCCCGGACCGGGTCGGCCAGCGCCGGCCGGGAGCGCATCGAGGCCAGCCAGGCGCTCTCCCGCTCCAGGGCCCCGGCCAGCACCCGGCGGCCGCGGTCGCGCAGCTGGCGGATGATCTCCAGCTGCTCCCCCACGTCCGGGACGGTCTTCTTGGCCGCGTCGGTGGGGGTGGAGGCGCGCAGGTCGGCGACATGGTCCAACAGCGGGGCGTCCTGCTCGTGGCCGATGGCGCTGACCACGGGGGTCCGGGCGGCGGCGACGGCGCGGACCATGGCCTCGTCGGAGAACGGCAGCAGGTCCTCCAGGGAGCCGCCGCCCCGGGCGATCACGATGACGTCCACCTCGGGGCGGGAGTCGAGGTCCTTGAGGGCGTCGACCACCTCGCGGACCGCGCGGTCGCCCTGGACGGCGACCTGGCGCACCTCGAAGCGCACGGCGGGCCAGCGGCGCCGGCTGTTCTCCAGGACGTCGCGCTCGGCCGCGGAGTCGCGTCCGCAGATCAGGCCGACGGTGCCCGGCAGGAACGGCAGCGGGCGCTTGCGCTCGGGGGCGAACAGCCCCTCGGCCTGGAGCGTGCGGCGCAGCTGCTCCAGGCGGGCCAGCAGCTCGCCCAGGCCGACGTGGCGGATCTCCAGGGCGCGCAGCGAGAACGTGCCGCGCACCTCGTAGAAGTCGGGCTTGGCGTGCACCACGACCCGGGCGCCCGCCTCCGGCGGGGGCTGCTGGGCGTCCAGGACGGACGTCTGGCAGACCACCCGCACCGAGACGTTGGCGACCGGGTCGCGCAGGGTGATGTAGGCCATGCGGCCGCGCCGGTTCAGCTCGGCGATCTGGCCCTCGACCCAGATGCGGCCCAGCCGGCCGATCCAGCCGCCGACGGCGTTGAGGACCACGCGGACCGGCTGCGGCGCCTCGGGGGAACTCTCCATGCCCATGACACCCGAGCCTAGGCCAGGGGTGCGACCGTTCCCCCGAGCCGCCGGGCGCCCGGCGGGTTCCGGGCCCGGGGCGGGCGGGCCCTACGGGGTGGCGTCGCCGCCGGAGGAGACGGAGTTGTTGCCGCCCAGGTCGGTGACCTCGGGCTCGCCGGAGGCGTAGTGGACGGTGTTGTCCGCGCCGATGACGTGGATGGAGTCGGCGGAGCCGATGTGCACCGTCAGGTTGCTGCCCGCGACGGTGACGGTGGTGCAGGAGCCGTTGAGGACGACCACGGCGTCCTCGGAGGCGATGTTGACGGCGCGGCCCTCGCAGTCCTCGGTGAGGTCGCCCCCGGTGACGTTGAGGACCTCGTCGCCGCCGACGCCCACGCCGCCCTCGCCGTCGACGGAGACCTCGCCCTCGCCGTTGTCGACGCTGACCCCGCCCTCGCCGTCGACGGAGACCTCGCTCTCGCCGTCGCGGACGCTCACACCGTCGGGGTCGACGGAGACGTCCTGTCCGCCGGGGAGGGAGAAGGAGCAGCCGGTGAGCCCGAAGGCCGCGGCCGTGGCGAGCACGGCGGCCAGGCGGGCCGGGGTGCGGAGGGCGGAAGCGGTCATGGCGGTGGGCCTTTCGAGCCGGGAACGGAGATGTCTCTCACCGGATGTGACGCTCCGGGCGCCGTCCGGGTTCCCGGTGCGGCGGCGGGGCCGCCGTCCCCGGCGGCCCCGCCGGTCCCCGGACCGCGCCCGGTTCCCCCGTTCGGGCACGGCGCGGGGGCCGGGATCAGGCCTCGGCGTCCTCCAGCTTGGCGATGCGGTTGTCGTACATCTTGATGAACTCGGGGCGGCCCTGGTGCGCGACCTCGTAGGCGCGCAGGTCGCGGACCTGCTCCACGGTGAGCTTGCGCAGGCGGGCGCGGACGGAGGGCAGGGTGAGCTCGTCGTAGGTGGGGACGGCCAGGTCCTCGGCGGCGGGCGCGTTCTCGCGGCGGACCTTCTCCAGGACCTCGGAGTCGGCGATCTCGGTCTTGGCCTCGGCCACGGCGAGCTCCTCGGCGACGGAATCGCCGCCGTCGGGCAGGTCGGCGGTGGCGGGGACGGCCGGCTCGGCCTCCTCCGCGGTCTCGGCCGCGGGCTTCTCCGCCACGGGCTCGGCGGCCTCGGCGGCGGCGGGCTTCTCAGCGGCGGGCTCGACGGGCTCCGCGGCAACGGGCTCGGCGGCCTCGACCGGCTCGGCGGCGACGGGCTCCGCGGCGGCGGCCTCGGCGGCGGGCTTCTCCTCGGCGGGCTCCGCGGCGGCGGGCGCGGCCGGGGCCGTCTCCTCCACCTCGGCGACCGGCGCCTTCTCCTCGGCCTCCGCCTTCTCCCCGGCCTTCACCGGAGCGGCGGCGGCCTCGGCGGGTTCCGCGGCGGCGGCCTCCTCGGCGCGGGGAGCGGCGGACTCGGGCGCGGCGGCCGTGTCCTTGCGCCCGAAAAGGCCCTTGAACAGGGTCGCGACTTTCGTGGCGAACGTCGGGTTCGACATGGGGCGGGGGCTCCTGATTGCTCTCGGCGGGGCGAATCGCACCCCGTGATCCGGCCGGGCCGGGTGAGGGCGAACCGCCTATAACACAATGCGATGGTGAACCAGGATAGAGGAGGGGAGAACACCATGAGCAGGGGATAAGTGAACGATTTCGCCACTTCGAAGCGGAACCGGAGGCCTCCTGTTGCGATACCGTCACCATTGACGCCGGGACACGGCCCACCGCGGCCGCCCGGGTCCCCCGCCCTGTCCGGACGTGCGCTCCCCCACGCCCGCGCGGCGCACCCGCGTACCCCACCTAGGATGTATTGCATGACAGCGACGACCACCGCCACCAAGCAACGCCGCGTGCTGCTCGCCAACCCCCGGGGTTACTGCGCCGGTGTGGACCGCGCGGTCATCACCGTCGAGAAGGCCCTGGAGCAGTACGGCGCCCCGATCTACGTCCGCAAGCAGATCGTGCACAACACGCACGTGGTGCGGACCCTGGAGGAGCGCGGCGCGATCTTCGTCGAGGAGACCGACGAGGTGCCCGAGGGCGCGATCGTCGTGTTCTCCGCGCACGGCGTCTCCCCGGCCGTCCACGTCGAGGCCGCCGACCGCGGCCTCAAGACGATCGACGCCACCTGCCCGCTGGTCACCAAGGTCCACAAGGAGGCCAAGCGCTTCGCGGCCGAGGACCGGGACATCGTCCTCATCGGGCACATCGGCCACGAGGAGGTCGAGGGCACCAGCGGCGAGGCCCCCGAGCACATCCAGATCGTGGAGAGCCCGGCCGAGGTCGACCGGCTCCAGGTGCGCAACCCCGACAACGTGTCCTGGCTGTCGCAGACCACCCTGTCGGTGGACGAGACCAACGAGACCGTCGACGCCCTGCGCCGCAAGTTCCCGAACCTGCTCGACCCGCCCAGCGACGACATCTGCTACGCCACCACCAACCGCCAGGTCGCCGTCAAGACGATGGCGCCCGAGTGCGAGCTGGTGATCGTGGTCGGCTCGGACAACTCCTCGAACTCGGTGCGGCTGGTGGAGGTCGCCCTGGCCGCCGGGGCCGACGCCTCCCACCTCATCGACAACGCCTCCCTCCTCAAGGAGGAGTGGCTGGAGGGCGTCACCACCGTGGGCGTCACCAGCGGCGCCTCGGTCCCCGACATCCTGGTCCGGGAGCTGCTGGACCGCCTGGCCGGGTACGGCTACGGCGACGTGTCCCTGGTGACCACCGCGGACGAGACCCTGACCTTCTCGCTGCCCAAGGAGCTGCGCCGCGACCTGCGCGCCGAGTAGCGGGACCCGACGGCGAAGGGGGCCCGGACCATGCGGTCCGGGCCCCCTTTCGTACGTCGTCGGGAGTCCCCCTCAGGAGTCCCCGGCCGGCTCCTCCGCGGCCCCTGCCCCGTCGCCCCCCTCGGCGTCCGTCTCCAGCCCGCCCGCGAAGTGCGCCAGCTCGTCCAGGTCGGCCGGGCCGGCCACCACCAGCGTGTACCCGTCCTCGCGCAGGACCAGGGCCGACCAGTCCTCGGACTCGTAGTGCTCCCACTCCCGGCCGCCGACCGCGACCGTGCCGGTCTCCTCCGCCCCCCTGGAGCGGTCCGCCACCACCGCGTCGGGGTCGCCGTCGCTCTGGGTGAACATCACGTGACTGTCGGCGGCGGTGGCGAACCCCACACTCCACTCGACCGGTCCGGCGGTCTCCAGGGTCGAGCTGGTGGGCGTCCACCCCTGCTCGGCGAGGTCGTCCGCGGGCATCGTCACCGGGTAGTCGGCGCTCCCGCGCAGCACCTCGGCCTCGGGCCGGTAGTCCACGGACGGGATGTTCTCCCCCGATCGCGTGGAGACCACGAACGCCAGCGCCAGGACGATGGCGATGATGACGCCCAGGGAGATGGCGTAGTTCTTGAAGGTCGCGCTGGACCGGCTGTACTCACTCATGACGGTTCCAGCTTGCCGCAGGTCGCGGCCCGCTCCGACCCGGGGTGCGGTTACCGCCCCGGCCCCGCAGGGCGGGTCCGGCGCGCCGGGCGGGGCCTCACGGCCGGTCGTCGTCGCGGCGCAGCGGCTGGAGCTGGTCGAGCAGCCGGGTGATGTCGTCGGCCAGGCGCAGGGAGTCGGCGTCGTCGCGGTTGACCACCTCGGCGACGGCCAGCAGCATCGCGCCGCTCACCACGATCAGCAGCGCCTCGTCCACCGGCTCGTCGGCCTTGCGGTACAGGGCGACGTTGCGGTCGGTCCACTGGGTGAGCCGGGCCCGCAGCTGGTACTCGAAACCGGGCGGGCCGTCACCGCTGAAGAACAGGCGTGTGGTCTCCCTCTCCTCGATGCAGCCGAGCAGGTAGGCGCGGGCGGCGATGTTCATCAGCCGGGTGGGGTCGCTCTCGCCGCGGGCCCGCGCGTCCACCACCGCCTGGTGGGTGCGCTCCTGCTGCCGCTGCTGGAACTCCTCGTACAGGGCGAGGTAGAGGTCGGCCTTGCCGGTGAAGTGGTGGTAGAGGCTGCCCACGCTGGCACCGGCGACGGCCACGACCTCGCTGACCCCGGCCTTGGCGAAGCCCACCGTGCGGAAGACCTGGGCGGCGGCCCTGAGCAGCGCGGTACGCGTCGCCGCGCCGCGCGGGGAGACCCGGGTCGGCCGGTCCGTCTTTTCCACTGTCATGCCTCACTCCCGTCCGGATCACGCCAGCGTAGACCTTACGCTTCCGACCGGACACGGGAGCGTGCCCGCCGAGGCGGCCGATCATGCCGGGTGACTACCCTAAGACGTGAATCCCACCCTGTCCCCGACGGAAGGCACCTTCCCATGTCACAGGCCGGCGGTCCCACCGCGCCCGACCGCAACCTCGCCCTCGAACTGGTCCGTGTGACCGAGACCGCGGCGCTGGCGGCCGCCCGCTGGGTCGGCAAGGGCGACAAGAACGGAGCCGACGGCGCGGCCGTGCGCGGCATGCGGCACATGATCAGCACCGTGTCGATGAACGGCACCGTCGTGATCGGCGAGGGCGAGAAGGACAACGCCCCGATGCTGTACAACGGCGAGCGCGTCGGCGACGGCGGCGGACACGACTGGGACGTGGCGGTCGACCCGATCGACGGCACCACCCTGACCGCGATGGGCATGCCCAACGCGATCGCCGTCATCGCGCTGAGCCCGCGCGGTTCGATGTTCGACCCGTCCGCCGTGTTCTACATGGAGAAGCTGGCCACCGGCCCCGAGGCCGCCGACGTAGTGGACATCGCCGCGCCCGTGGCCGACAACATCCGCGCGGTGGCGCGGGCCAAGGGCAAGTCGCCGCAGGACGTGACGGTCGTCATCCTCAACCGCCCGCGCCACGAGCAGATCGTCAAGGAGGTCCGCGACGCGGGCGCCCGGATCAAGTTCATCAGCGACGGCGACGTGGCGGGCGCGATCATGGCGGCCCGCGCCGGCACCGGCGTCGACCTGCTGCTGGGCATCGGCGGCACCCCGGAGGGCATCATCACGGCCTGCGCGATGAAGTGCCTGGGGGGCGTCATCCAGGGCCGCCTGTGGCCCAAGGACGACGCCGAGCGGGCCAAGGCCGTCGACGCCGGGCACGACCTGGACCGGGTGCTGTACACCGACGACCTGGTCTCGTCCGACGACGTGTTCTTCGCGGCGACCGGGATCACCGACGGCGAGCTGGTCGGCGGCGTGCGCTACGAGTCCTCGCGGGTCATCACCGACTCGCTGGTGATGCGCGGCCGCAGCGGCACCGTCCGCCAGGTGCTCAGCGAGCACCGGCTGAGCAAGCTGTCGGCCTACAGCGGCGTGGACCTGACCTCCGCCCCGCAGGCCTGACGGCCGCCCCACCCCCGACGGGTGGTCGGAGGACGGGCCCCGGAACCCCGTCACGCCGGCCACCCGTGTCACATGTCGCGCGGGAGTTCCCCCTTCCCTGTGAGAACCGCGGCGGGGGGAGGCGGCATCTGAAAGTTCGTTGGCAGCGCGGACACCGCGCCTGTGAGAAATCCGTCGGAGGTCCGATGTCCTATCCCGATCCCCCCCGGCAGCCCCAGTGGCAGCCGCCGAACCAGCCCGGGGGCCCCGTCCCCGGGCAGCCTCCGGCGCCCGGCGCCGTACCCCCCGGCGTGCCCGGACAGCAGTACGCCGCCCCGGGCGGCCCCGGCTTCCCCGGAGGCCCCGGTGGTCCGGGCGGGCCCGGCTTCCCCGGCGGACCGGTGCCGCCCGGGGCCCCGCGCAAGCGCAACCGCTGGCTCATCCCGGCCGCGGCCGGCACCGCCGTCGTGGTGATGGCCGGGACCGTGTGGGCCACGGTGTCCCTGGTCTCCTTCGGCGGCCCGCAGCCGGAGGAGGTGCTGCCCGGCAGCTCCATCGCCTTCGGCAAGGTCGACCTGGCGATCGACGGGTCGCAGGCGATCGAGCTGCTGGAGTTCGTCGACCGCCTCCCCGCCGAGGTCGTCGAGGAGACCGGGAGCCCCGACGGGGACATGACCGAGTTCTTCGCCGAGATGTTCGTGGACGCGTTCCCCGACAGCGCCCCGAGCCAGGACCGGGTCGAGGAGTGGATCGGCCAGCGCGCGGGCTTCTCGGTGTGGCCGACCTCCGGCGAGGCCGAGCTGGAGGAGGGGGCGGGGGTCGCCCTCGCCATCGCCCTGGCCGTGGAGGACCCGCGCTTGGCGGAGGAGGACTTCGCCGACATCGCCGCCGCCGAGGAGGACATCTTCTACTCGGTGGACGGCGACTACGTCGTCTTCACCCACTCCCAGGCCGCCCTGTCCGACCTGGAGGCGCAGGTACAGGAGCACGGGTCGCTGGCCGACGCCGACGTCTTCTCCGACGACATCGCGGGCGTCCCCGACGGCAGCCTGGCCCTGGCCTGGGCCGACCTGGGCGCGGCGATGGAGATCGAGTCGTTCGCCAACGAGTTCTCCGCCGACCTGGCCGCGGAGCCGGCCGACTTCTCCGGCCGGGCGACCGCTTCGGTGCGCGTGGACGGCGAGTACCTGGAGGCGCGGATGGACGCCTTCGCGTTCGAGGTCAACGAGGCCGACCTGTCATGGCTGGCGGAGACCCCGGGCGAGAGCGTGGCGGCGCTGGGCTCGCTGCCGGACGACACGGTGATGGCCCTGGGCGCCAGCGGGCTGGACCAGGCGCTGATCGACGCCTACAACAACGACGAGATCCCGCTCTTCAGCAGCTCCGGCCAGCAGCAGGAGTTCGAGCGCGAGTTCAACGGCATGGGCGTCTCCATGCCGGAGGGCATCAGCGACCTGCTGGGCTCCTCGACCGCGTTCGGCGTCACCGGGATCAGCCTGGACGACTTCTTCGGCGGCTACGGCGGCGAGCAGTTCTCGTTCCAGTACCGGGCGGTGGGCGGTGACGAGGCCGTCATCGGCGACTTCGTCGAGGCCATGGTCGCCGACCCGTACTCCACTCCCCCGGGCGTCTCCTCCGACGGCGACGCCGTGGTGGTCTCCCAGGGCAGCAGCGGCACCGGCCGCCTGTCCGACGACCCCGTCTTCCAGCAGACCATGCAGGAGATGGACGAGGCGATCGTGGCCGGGTACTTCGACATGCGCCAGGTCCTGACCCCGGAGGACGTGCAGACCCCCGAGGAGTGGGGGGCGCTCGGCCTGGCGCTGAGCGTCACCGACGAGGGGCAGCGCAGCAGCGTCGAACTGCGCTGGGCCCCCAGCGCGGGCTGACCGGGACCACGCACAGGGGGGAGCGGCCGCGGGCCGCTCCCCCCTTCGCGCTCTCCCGGTCAGGTGACCACGCGGCGGCGCATCTGCGACCCGGCGAGGAACCACATGAGCACGATGAACGCCAGCAGCACCCCGACGTGCAGCAGCGCCGCCCCGGCGGACAGGCCGCCGAAGACCGAGCCGCGGATGAGCTCCACCGCGTGGTAGAGCGGGTTGGCCACCGCCAGCCCCTGGACCCAGTCCGGCAGCTCGGTGAGCGGGAAGAACGTGCCCGCCACCAAGAACAGCGGTGTGAACAGGCCGCTGAACACGTAGTCCATGGACCGCACCGAGTTGATCACCGCCGAGATCCAGATCCCGAACAGGGCGAAGGCGAACCCGGCGAAGAACGCGATGAACGGCACCAGCAGGCCGCCCCAGCCGGGCCGCAGCCCGAACCCCATGGCGACCAGCAGCGGCACGCACCCGTAGACGCCCGAGCGCATCGCCAGCCACAGGGCCTCGCCGGTGACGAGCTCGCGCACGTCGACGGGGGCGGCGAGGATGCCCTCGTAGGTGTGCAGGAACCGGCGCTTGATGAAGGTGTTGATGACGGCGGGCATCATCGACTGGAACATCACCGACACCGCGACGATGCCGGTACCCAGGAAGTCGATGTAGCTGAAGCCCGCCAGGGTCCCGATGAGCGCGCCCATGCCGAACCCGAAGCAGAGCAGGTACAGGGTGGGCTCGACGACGGCGGCGAAGGTGGTGGCCCGCCAGGACCGCCCGTAGAGGATCCACTCGCGGGCGACGACGCCCAGGACGGCGTCGGCCTCGAACCGGCCGGGCCGGGCGTGCTCGTCGGGGCGGGCGTCCTCCCGGTCGCGCAGCCGCCGGGCGTCGGCGTGGTCGGTGCTCATTCCACGTTCTCCCCGGTCAGGGTGACGAACACGTCCTCCAGGTTGCTCGCGCGGCGCAGCGGCACGGGGAGCAGGTCCCGGAGCGACTGCGGGAGCTCCTCGGCGCGCAGGACCGAAACGGTGGTGCCGGTGCGCCGGGTGGTGAATCCGTGGTTTCTGATGCGTCCCTCCAGGGCGTCGATGCCCTCCCCGTCGGGGAGGTACTCCTCCACGGTGGTGCCCGCGTACTTGGCGACCAGGTCGGTGGGCGTGCCGCGTTCGATGATGCGTCCGGCGGCCATCAGGGCCACCTCGTCGGAGAGGCGCTCGGCCTCCTCGATGTAGTGGGTGGACATGAGCACCGTGGCGCCCTCCTGGCGCAGCGCGTCGATGACGCCCCACAGGTCCTGGCGGACCTGGGGGTCCAGGCCCACGGTGGGCTCGTCCATGAGGACCAGCTCGGGGCGGTGCAGCAGGGCGCGGACGATGAGGAGCCGGCGCCGCATGCCCCCGGACAGGTCCTCCACCACGGTGTCGCCGCGGTCGGAGAGCTGGGCGATGCGCATGGCCCGGGCGATGGCCTCGCGCCGGCGGGTGCGGGGCACCCGGTACAGGAACGAGAACATCCGCAGGTTCTGCTCGACGGTGAGCTCCTCGTCGAGGTTGTCGTGCTGGGGCACGACGCCCATCCGGGCGCGGGCCCACTTGGACTCGGCGGGGATCTCGTGGCCGAGGATGCGGATCTCGCCCTCGTCGGCCATGGACTGGGCGGTGAGCATCTTCATGGTCGTCGACTTGCCGGCGCCGTTGGGGCCCAGCAGGCCGAGCACGACGCCCTGGGGAACCTCCAGGTCGAGGCCGTCGACCGCGGTGAAGGATCCGAAACGCTTGACGACTCCGC is a window of Nocardiopsis changdeensis DNA encoding:
- a CDS encoding TetR/AcrR family transcriptional regulator, with amino-acid sequence MTEQTPAPGPAADPAPAPARRGRGRPPATARREQIVTAALEEFAEHGFHNSSLASVAERVGLSQQGLLHHFPTKEALLVSVLRRRDEIDEADFGSLDDLDRLRDVAERNASRPGIVRLYTLLSAEGLAEDHPAHGYFAERFAVLRARIAAVLRGTHGDRLPSGATPEQAAALLIAAMDGLQLQWSYDPEAADMPDLLALLTDVLRGGGDPAGHGLTP
- a CDS encoding DUF6542 domain-containing protein, whose amino-acid sequence is MPPRKTDGPEPGRAPYFVRPEGRSRNAPKTRKPAPAHPAGPPGGASGPRPTAPRTRPATGAARLTGRGGVLVIALFSVTGTVIAHVAALPAAPGVAFTLACLLTVSLVRPGDLLSLSVSPPIAFFVAVVATESVLALGNEGFARVLLLALASRLAQVAPWLFLGTALVLVIGVFRGLPGNLRDLGDELNGRK
- a CDS encoding exodeoxyribonuclease VII small subunit, which encodes MAKKDAGREAGAEEPELSYEESREELNTVVRRLESGGLSLKESLALWERGEELARICERWLEGARATMAAAMDERGKDDAPQDADTPF
- the xseA gene encoding exodeoxyribonuclease VII large subunit, whose amino-acid sequence is MGMESSPEAPQPVRVVLNAVGGWIGRLGRIWVEGQIAELNRRGRMAYITLRDPVANVSVRVVCQTSVLDAQQPPPEAGARVVVHAKPDFYEVRGTFSLRALEIRHVGLGELLARLEQLRRTLQAEGLFAPERKRPLPFLPGTVGLICGRDSAAERDVLENSRRRWPAVRFEVRQVAVQGDRAVREVVDALKDLDSRPEVDVIVIARGGGSLEDLLPFSDEAMVRAVAAARTPVVSAIGHEQDAPLLDHVADLRASTPTDAAKKTVPDVGEQLEIIRQLRDRGRRVLAGALERESAWLASMRSRPALADPVREIDRLTEQVLDLRERSRRNLAVSLDRAAENLGHTRARLHALSPATTLARGYAIVQRADGTVVRSAAEPDLGETLRVRFAEGGLAVTVDAVETDPETADETADSTGGEE
- a CDS encoding DNA recombination protein RmuC; protein product: MDLLSLMAVLLVGIAVGVALGLLWARGQSAQARAEAEAARDRAEFMEERLAERFRALSAQALDQTNRNFLELAEGRLRAVGAQAGHDMDERRRAVERMVEPLTEMLDRVERQLREADAGRAAAHAELAKQVEFVREGSERLRDQTQALVTALRRPEARGRWGEVQLRRVAELAGMSAHCDFEEQVAVQDGARRPDMVVRLAGGKNIVVDSKVPLSAYLDAVAAEGEAQVRERLRAHSRHLRTHVDQLAGKAYWSALSPAPEFVVLFIPGEAFLAPALEHDPALLEYAMGRRVHIATPTTLISLLRTAQYAWQQEALSRNAREVFELGKQLHARLSTLGGHVEGLGRALSRTVSAYNQTVGSLENRVLVTARRFGELGLVDGDLERPRGVEEPPRTVAAPELVEDAAIRMTNNGHNSAT
- a CDS encoding DUF3060 domain-containing protein is translated as MTASALRTPARLAAVLATAAAFGLTGCSFSLPGGQDVSVDPDGVSVRDGESEVSVDGEGGVSVDNGEGEVSVDGEGGVGVGGDEVLNVTGGDLTEDCEGRAVNIASEDAVVVLNGSCTTVTVAGSNLTVHIGSADSIHVIGADNTVHYASGEPEVTDLGGNNSVSSGGDATP
- a CDS encoding 4-hydroxy-3-methylbut-2-enyl diphosphate reductase, producing the protein MTATTTATKQRRVLLANPRGYCAGVDRAVITVEKALEQYGAPIYVRKQIVHNTHVVRTLEERGAIFVEETDEVPEGAIVVFSAHGVSPAVHVEAADRGLKTIDATCPLVTKVHKEAKRFAAEDRDIVLIGHIGHEEVEGTSGEAPEHIQIVESPAEVDRLQVRNPDNVSWLSQTTLSVDETNETVDALRRKFPNLLDPPSDDICYATTNRQVAVKTMAPECELVIVVGSDNSSNSVRLVEVALAAGADASHLIDNASLLKEEWLEGVTTVGVTSGASVPDILVRELLDRLAGYGYGDVSLVTTADETLTFSLPKELRRDLRAE